GGTACAATGAAAGCGAGAGTTTTCGTCATAGTTATATTGGCTCTGTGCCTCGTAGAATCGGTGTCAGCACAATGGACACAATTAGTTCCTCCTCAGATACAAATCCCGCTCTCACCGAATGCACTTTTAGCAATAGGAGATACCCTGTGGGCTGGAATGTACCGCGGCACGATCTATCGTTCAACAAATAACGGCGTGAATTGGGCAAGAAGTGATTCTGGAATTTCGTATCTCTATTGCACCTATGATTTTCTGACCGCCGGAGATACTATTTTCGCAATGGCCGAGGAGGGCATTTTCCGTTCGACGGATATGGGAGTATCTTGGGCAGTAAAAAATAATGGACTGCCTATTGCATCCTGGATGAATGTCTATTCGATGGTTCAGTCTGGCAATTTTCTCTTCGCCGCGACGGATTTTGGCGTCTACCGGTCCTCGAACGGCGGCGATCAGTGGTATCCGTCGACCGGCGACTCTGCATATTGGCCTGTTTATTCTTTAGCAGTTTCGAATGGTTTGTTGTTTGCGGGGACTTCAGGCAAAGGTGTCTATCTTTCAACAGACCATGGGAATAGTTGGAGCGCGATCAATAATGGGATGCCCGCAAATCCGACCGGTTACGTTCTTCAGGTCAACAAATTACTTGTTGACGGAGAAAATATCTATGCCGGAATCGCCGGTTTGGGTGTCTATCAATCCTCAGATAATGGAAGCACGTGGCTGCCTGATACAGCAGGTTTGAATAAAATGAACAATGGAAATTTTTTCCCTATCTGTTCGCTCGCGAAGGTCGGAACTTATATTTATGCTGGGACTGAAAACGACGGCATCTATCGCATGCCAGGTAACGGGGGTCCTTGGACTCATGTCAACGCAGGTATGCCGGCTGAAGCTTATGTTACTTCGATCAGAAGTACTGGGGGCATCTTATTCGCGGCTGTTTTTTCTTCGGGCATATATTATTCTTCATCTGAGGATCCGATAGCATGGGTACCTCTTTTCACCGAATTTCCTGGGACAGTCAACGTAGGGTTAGTAGCTTCGAATGGAAATAATCTCTTTATCGGTGCAGCAAGCAACTATTACAACGGAACGATTTATAATATTTATCGATCATACAATACAGGAAGCTCCTGGGTTCTGGACTCCGTTTTGAGTTCTGGAAATATCTTTTCTTTAGAATCGTATGGCGACTCTGTCTATGCGCTGGGAAACAGCCTGTTTTTCTCCTCAAACGACGGCACTAATTGGAGTGAACCTGATTCAAATCTAATATCCCCGAATACTCTCATAAAAGATGACGACACATTATTTGTCGGCTGGGGAGACAATCGCTTTTCAGTTGGCGAATTTGGAGGAATTGCTCTCTCGGCAAATAACGGAGCCTCATGGAAAGGAATCTGGAATAAAGACACCGCGGTTTTCGCTCTGGCGAAAATTGGCAATGATCTTTTTGCAGGAGGTCTGCATGGGGCTTTCCGATCGACAAATTCGGGTTTGAGTTGGGCTGCGATTGATTCGGGCTTACCCTCATCGTTAGAAGTCTACGGCTTCAATACAGTTCGAAACAACCTGTTCGCTTGCACATTGAACGGGATTTACTGGTCAAGTAATCATGGCAGCAGTTGGTCATCCGTCAATAATGGTTTGCCGATCGATAGCGGTGGAAATGCAATAAGCTTGATAACAAACAATAGTGAACTGCTTGCCGGAACAACAAGCGGCATATTTTCGTCGACAAACCTGGGGGCAAGTTGGTCATCCGCCAGCTATGGCTTAAGCGGCGACGCTTTGAATATTCAATCTCTTACAGTGCTCGGCAACGATCTATTTCTCATCGCGGCAACAAAAGGGGGGCTGTGGGCCC
This genomic window from Bacteroidota bacterium contains:
- a CDS encoding T9SS type A sorting domain-containing protein, yielding MKARVFVIVILALCLVESVSAQWTQLVPPQIQIPLSPNALLAIGDTLWAGMYRGTIYRSTNNGVNWARSDSGISYLYCTYDFLTAGDTIFAMAEEGIFRSTDMGVSWAVKNNGLPIASWMNVYSMVQSGNFLFAATDFGVYRSSNGGDQWYPSTGDSAYWPVYSLAVSNGLLFAGTSGKGVYLSTDHGNSWSAINNGMPANPTGYVLQVNKLLVDGENIYAGIAGLGVYQSSDNGSTWLPDTAGLNKMNNGNFFPICSLAKVGTYIYAGTENDGIYRMPGNGGPWTHVNAGMPAEAYVTSIRSTGGILFAAVFSSGIYYSSSEDPIAWVPLFTEFPGTVNVGLVASNGNNLFIGAASNYYNGTIYNIYRSYNTGSSWVLDSVLSSGNIFSLESYGDSVYALGNSLFFSSNDGTNWSEPDSNLISPNTLIKDDDTLFVGWGDNRFSVGEFGGIALSANNGASWKGIWNKDTAVFALAKIGNDLFAGGLHGAFRSTNSGLSWAAIDSGLPSSLEVYGFNTVRNNLFACTLNGIYWSSNHGSSWSSVNNGLPIDSGGNAISLITNNSELLAGTTSGIFSSTNLGASWSSASYGLSGDALNIQSLTVLGNDLFLIAATKGGLWARPLAEGVFVQNGKDVVPKEFYLGQNYPNPFNPSTVISYQLPVNTLVTLKVYDELGRVVRTLVNERQTAGSHSVIFDAGTLASGAYFYRLSAGSFVQTKKLILLK